The DNA window AGCAAGGATTGGCTTTTTCCAGGGAGACATTCGGCTGCTGTCAGATGACCTGAACACACTAAAACCCACTGTGTTTCCTGTGGTCCCCCGCCTGCTAAACAGAATGTATGATAAGGTAGGTGGGGCGCAGATGCTCCTGAATCTGGTCACTGTTCATGACGTCCTTGTCACTGCCATTTTGCATGATTGTAGCATCcagattaagtgtgtgtgtgtgtgtgtgtgtgtgtgtgtgtgtgtgtgtgtgtagatatttGGGCAGGCCAACAGCTCCCTAAAGCGATGGCTGCTGGGGTTCGCCTacaggaggaaggaggccgaGATAAGGAGAGGCATCGTGAGGAGAGACAGTATCTGGGATCGACTCATCTTCCAGAAGGTTCAGGTACGTAGAGCATAGTTTAAAAACTCCCAGCATGCCACTGTGTGGTTTGGTCCCACATGTCCAGGCATTTTATTTTTGCGAGGGCTGGTTAAAATTTCCAATTAATTCAATTAACTGTAGATTTTTTTGCATAATctgtaaaaagtgtgtgtgaagtccttACAATGAGCCCCaaaaaaggcaaataaaaaagtgaatatatatatacatatatcttcTAGATACATTCATTGATCTGAACAGCTTCAAATATCAGTCAATTCTGGCACATTTCACTGGTACTGTAACTAGTACCACTCTTTCTCATTGAAGTGaattgtgtccaaacttttgactggtactgtgtgtgtgtgtgtgtgtgtgtgtgtgtgtcttggataaaaagattaaatcttttagggggaaaaaataatgtGGTTTTCTAAATGGGGATGTGGCTGTGTTTAGATTGAATCACATTCAAACTAATGTTAAATAGTAGTCAGTTCTTTTCAATTTCGACTTTCCTGACATTTTGTGAGTTGCATCTTGCAGCAAAAGCCATAGTCATAGTAAGTTTCCAAAGCATCACAGAGATCTCATTGTTGAAAAGCATCAGTCAGAATTGCCAAGAGATATTCCATGTGCAATGATGTGAATGCCACTGACAGAACTGGATTTGAGTCACATTAGATTTGTTTCACCTCTTTATCATATCTTGCTTGTTTTtactaaagctttttttttattgcagtttttgCTGCTGTTACACCAAGCATGTATTATTTTAGTTTATCATGTAATGCATTACTTCATCGTTCAGAAAACAGTCCAAAATGCAGGGAGTTGTAATGCAGTATGTTATCTGTGGGAGGATGCATTAACGCAGTGTGCTGCCCTCTACAGGCCAGCCTCGGAGGCCGCGTGCGACTCATGCTGACAGGAGCCGCTCCCATCTCCCCAACTGTCCTCTGCTTCCTCAGAGCTGCAGTAGGCtgtcaggtaacacacacacacacctgtcctgAAAGTCTGCAGTGcaggttattaaaaaaaatgcagcctCCTCATCTTAACATCCTGCTCGACGCTCTTTCTCTGACCCCAATAGGTTCTACATTGCACAATGCTGTGTTTGAAGCAGCGGTAGTGGTCATGACAGTAATAATATCATGTGCTTTTTCTTGGTCTCAGTTCTATGAAGGTTATGGACAAACCGAGTGCACTGCTGGATGCACCATGACTATGCCCGGAGAATGGGAAGCAGGTAATGAATAAGAACGGCTTCATTGATCCTTTAAAACAGTGAACGCCCTGAGTTATTAATGAAGAGTTGCCCACAGGTCACGTAGGAGCCCCTCTGCCCTGTAACTCTCTGAAACTGGTAGACGTGTCCGAGATGAACTACCTGGCAGTAAacggagagggagaggtgagCGCTGACCAGCGGATTTCTTCACAGACACTCTTAAAATAATCATACCTCACTCATACGGGTGTGTCTGGGGTTTTGGTTTCTAGGTGTGCGTCAAGGGCCCCAACGTGTTCCAGGGCTACCTGAAGGACCCCGAGAAGACGGCGGAGGCCCTTGATGCAGATGGATGGCTTCACACGGGAGACATTGGGAAATGGCTTCCTGTAGGTTAAGCaatgccttttttgtttttaactgcaCCTCACATCGCTCATCTCAGCTTCTCACAAAAGCATTTTTACCGTAGTTGCTCTATTTGCTAACGTCTAGTGGACACATTATGAAAACGTAATcctgtgcgcttgtgtgtggaCAGAATGGCACGCTGCGCATCGTGGACAGGAAGAAGCACATCTTCAAGCTGGCACAGGGGGAGTACATTGCTCCCGAAAAGATAGAGAACATCTACATCAGGTGCGATGCCGTGGCACAGGTCTTTGTGCATGGAGACAGTCTGCAGGTACGCAGAGCACATtatgtcacgtgtgtgtgtgtgtcacagatgtGTGTGCTATTCATTCCTGTTTAACTGCCGTTGGTGTATTGTGTCTCCAGGCATATCTTGTGGCAGTGGTGGTACCTGACCCAGACTTCCTGTCTAGCTGGACCAAGAGGAACCTGGGACTGGAGGGAAGCTACAAGGACCTATGTGGCAGAGCGGTAATACTTTACCCAGGGGGGTGTCACAATCTGTTTGGGCCAGATACAACCCACTTTGAGGCCAGATACTGTTATTGATTGGATTTAAACAATATCAGCTACATAAATTGTAAAATCCAATCCAATAACTTAAAACTACTCTGTGAAACTAACTTTTGAATTCAGACAATGGCCATAAATAGGCAGGGTTTGCACTGCATtgtaaagtattttttgtttttcctcctcggTATGCACATGCATGGGTTTATaaaatgaatgcacacacactacTGTGAACTTCTATTTTATAGCCTTTGTAAGATATATTTTATCTTTGCTAAATGAATGATGGCTGAAAAAGCTGCCTTAAATGAGACACTAAGCGCTTTCCCTGAATGTTTCATGAGCCTAGCATCGACTCTTGAGAAACCGTGTACCGAGTACTACTTTACTACTTGAAAGGACGTCATCATTCTGAGGTACTTCTTTGTCTTCTGTCCAGGAAGTGAAGGGGGCCATCTTTGAGGACATGGTGCGATTGGGAAAGGAAGGAGGCCTTAAGTCCTTTGAGCAGGTAATACTACGGCACAGAATTCAGCTTAGAAGGATGAAGATGTTTAGAAtctaacgcgtgtgtgtgttggtgtgtttgctCTCAGGTAAGGTCCATCTACGTCAGCACCGAGATGTTCTCCATCGAGAACGGCCTGCTTACTCCGACACTGAAGGCCAAGAGGAACGAAATGCGACAGTACTTCAGAGGCCAGATAGAAGAACTGTACGCCGGCGTCCAGATGTAGACAGAggcaaggaagaaaaaaagcgaCCAGTTGTGTTCTTTTAGGACAGAGGAAGAGCTGTGATAGCCACAGCAATGATCCTCTCCGACTGAAAGGACCATGTTTAGCACGTGGCCAGCAGCACTGGAAAACAAGCGCAGCAGGAGGCACTGTAGCTCTTAGTGGACCTTGACTCGGAGCATCTCGAACCAAATCAATGCCACAGAGTACTCTGAAGATCAAATAAATGTGTCTATTGATGAAATAGTTTAGCCTAGGCTATGTAAAGAACAACATTCTGTGATAAATTGTTGATTCCAATCGGATATTTTGGGATAATATTTTATGGatgtttttaaaagggaaaatgttgaAGTGCATCATCTCAGGAACAACACACAGTAcgtcctacacacacacgcacatttcaATTTCAACGTTAGTGGACGACTGTTTGCTGAATTTTCTTTTGTCACTTGTAATGATTTTTTCTGACTGTGTTTCTGGAGTTTGTCTTGTAGAAATTTGAAATCCACAATGAAGAACGAGATTTTTTCACgttatacattttttgttggGTCCTAAAACCTTTTCATGAATGAGCCTTGGTCCAATTAGGACCCTGGGAAGTGGCAGAGTAAGCCATGTTAAAGATAATCCAAACAAAGAGAGTTATTGCTAATGTAAGGGGAAATCCAAGGACTCGAGAATGTTCAGCACAAAAGGAAActcaatgtttttaatttatttctgaAAACATGAAGAAGAAATTTTCTGAAAGAatctgttttcttaaattattaTTCTATGCTCAGGAAGGATTAAACTATTAATTTTAAAGTTACATTGTTCACAACCTGAACGACAACTTTTTacgttttttggaaatacttttGACTGGTCTTGCTTTAAATGTTCTGTCATCTCTGATTTGCTTTGTAaagattttaattaaaaatcatCAAGACAGCTGGGCGATGTGTATTTTGCTTTATAAGGGCTGTGTGTTTAGataaaacaatttcaaacataGCACAAAAAGTAAGAAAATTAGTTTCCCGAATATTTCTCTCTTGTAACAATGCTTGGACATAAATCCTCATGAGATTCATCAAACAGCAGAAATCCCTAATCTCCCCATTCTGGGACAGAATTCTATTCTTCA is part of the Pungitius pungitius chromosome 2, fPunPun2.1, whole genome shotgun sequence genome and encodes:
- the LOC119210589 gene encoding long-chain-fatty-acid--CoA ligase 1-like; protein product: MMSQDFLQKLKLPDLDDVSQYIRNVSTPDLVSMGAVAAATSYYLVTRPKALPPVCDLCMQSLEVPGGEFARRSVMSNGAEHISHFYEDARTIYEFFLRGLRVSSNGPCLGSRKPKQPYEWMSYREVMERSENLGSAFLHKGHSKTTDPHIGIFSQNRPEWTISELACYTYSLVSVPLYDTLGTEAIGYIIDKASISTIVCDVVDKVNLVLDCVRDRKHSVKNIVLMQAPSVELVDSGRRAGIHILSLQEMEAIGKSNHHQPVPPQPEDMALICFTSGTTGNPKGAMLTHKNVVSNCSAFIKMTEVSCPLTRSDVHISFLPLAHMFERVVQEVMIVHGARIGFFQGDIRLLSDDLNTLKPTVFPVVPRLLNRMYDKIFGQANSSLKRWLLGFAYRRKEAEIRRGIVRRDSIWDRLIFQKVQASLGGRVRLMLTGAAPISPTVLCFLRAAVGCQFYEGYGQTECTAGCTMTMPGEWEAGHVGAPLPCNSLKLVDVSEMNYLAVNGEGEVCVKGPNVFQGYLKDPEKTAEALDADGWLHTGDIGKWLPNGTLRIVDRKKHIFKLAQGEYIAPEKIENIYIRCDAVAQVFVHGDSLQAYLVAVVVPDPDFLSSWTKRNLGLEGSYKDLCGRAEVKGAIFEDMVRLGKEGGLKSFEQVRSIYVSTEMFSIENGLLTPTLKAKRNEMRQYFRGQIEELYAGVQM